TAAACTTTTTAATTGATGGTAAAGATAAAAAACAAAATCAATTATTGAGTATGAATTTAATTAGAGATATGTCTAGTAATCAACTTGGTGATTTAAAGAAAAATTTTATTTGAACTTTAAATGAGGATTATAGTTATGGATATGGTGTAAGGGTTAGAATTAAAAATAATTTATATCCAAAAACAGAGCTTGGTGAATTTGGATGAGATGGTCTTTTAGGTTCAACAGGTTTAGTTGATCCAAAAAATGGAATAACAATGTGTTTAATGTTAAGTTCAAAACCAGGTCATAATAAGTTAATTGAAAGTGAATTTTTTGAAGCGTTATATAATGACTTAAACATTTAAGGATAAACAAATTTTAAAAAGATTGGAGTACTTTTTATGAATGATTTATTAAAACAATTAAATGATGAGCAATTAGATTCAGTAATAACAACAGATGTTCCTTTAATAATTATAGCAGGAGCTGGAAGTGGAAAAACAAGAGTTATTACATATAAAATTGCATATTTAATTGAAAAATTAAATATTTTACCATATAAAATTTTAGCTGTTACTTTCACAAATAAAGCAGCTCAAGAAATGAAACAAAGAATCGGAAATATTTTACCTAACTTAGAAAGTAAACCTTTAATTTCAACTTTTCATTCTCTTTGTGTAAGAATTTTAAGAGAAGATGGAGAATATATTGGTTTAGAAAAAAATTTTACTATTATTGATTCAAGTGATCAGTTTAAAATTGTAAGACAAATAATGAAAGACTTAGGAATTGATATCGAAAAAGAAAAAGTAGAGAGAAAAATTATTTTAAAAATAAGTAAATGAAAAAATTCATTTACACCATGAGAAAATGCATTTGCTGAAACATTCAAACTTGAAGAAAAAAAATGAGCAAAAGTTTATAGAGATTATGAAGCCTTTTTATTAAAGAAAAAATTTTTAGATTTTGATGACTTAATTTTAAAGGTACATAAATTATTTTTAAAAAATTTAAATGTACAAAGAAAATGAAGAAATAAATTTGATTATGTGTTAGTTGACGAATTTCAAGATACAAATTATGCTCAATTTGATTTAATAAAAGGCTTGGTAGGTAGTAAAAATAATTTAACTGTAGTTGGTGATTCAGATCAAACAATTTATTCTTGAAGAGGAGCAAAAGTTAATATAATTTTAAATTTTAATAAAGAATTTAGAAATGCAAGAACAATTGTATTGAATGAAAATTATAGATCAACAAAATCAATTTTGGATTTGGCAAATAATTTTATTGAAAATAACAAAAATAGAGAAAAGAAAGATATTTTTACTAAAAAAGATGCAGGAGAAATGGTTTATTTAAAAGAAGCTGCTTCAAGAAATTTTGAAGCAAAATATGTAGCATTAAAAATTAAAGAATTAATAAAACAAAAAAATTATAATTATTCTGATTTTTTTGTCCTATTTAGAATGAATGCTTGATTACCAGAATTTGAAAAAGAATTTCAAAATTATAAAATTCCTTTTCAATTAATTGGTGGGTTTCAATTTAGAGAAAGAAAAATTATTAAGGATATAACAGCATTATTAAAAGTAGTAGCTTTGAAAAATGATATTGCGTTAGAAAGAGTTCTAGCTTTTACACCAAAAGTTGGAGCTGTTACAATTGATAAATTATTTAAAGCTGCTAGTGAAAATAATGTAAGTCTTTTTGATTTTTTACTATATGACCAAGAAAAAGTATTACAAATCTCAAAAAACTTAAAGGATTTAATTTTTTGTCTTTTAAAAGGAAGACAGCTATTTGAAAAAAATAGCAAAATAGTTGATATTGCACAAACATTAGTAGCAATAAGCGGATATAATGACAGATTAGATTTAAAAATAAAAGAAGATGAAGAAGCATTGCAGAATTTAAAAGCATATTATGATAAAATGGAAAAATTTGATTTTGAATATGAGACTGAAAAAAATTCAGAAAATAGATTGATTTTATTTTTACAAAATGAAGCACTTACAAATGTACAAGATGATTTAAAATCAATTAATAAAGTTGCTTTATTGACAATTCATGCAGCTAAAGGTTTAGAAAATAAAATTGTTTTTATTGTAGGTTTGAACAAAGACGTATTTCCATCAAAAATGAGCTTTAATTCAATTGATCAGTTAGAAGAAGAAAGAAGAGCTTTTTATGTTGCTATAACTAGAGCACAAGAACTATTATATATTTCTTATGTAACTGGTGGGTATTCATATATTTCAAATGGAGAACTTGGCGCCTCAAGATTTATTTCGGAATTGGATCCAAATTTATACGAAATAGAGAAAAATATATATTTTCATTCATTAACAGAAAAATCAAGTAGTTTTAAAGGAAATGGTAGTTTATTAATTAAAAAACAAGAAAAATATGAAGCAGGAGTTGTTAAAGGCGATAAGATTAATCATATGATGTTTGGGGAAGGAATAGTTGTTAAAGTTGTAGACAAATTTATTTCAGTTGCCTTTTCAAATCCAACTTATGGTGTTAAATCTTTACCAATTAAAACAAATGCATGAGAAAAAATGTAAAATTTTTTCAAAAAATTTATTTAAATTGGAAAAAATCTATTGTATATAAAAAAGATTTATATAAAATAATAATGTCAAGGAGGAATAAGAATATGACTTCATTTACAGCAAAAGTAATTGATCCTGTAGGTTTACATGCAAGACCAGCTTCAGTTTTGACAAAAGAAGCTTCAAAGTTTGCTTCAGAAATAAAAATTAAATCTGGAGAAAAAGAAGGAAATTTAAAATCAATTATGAACGTTATGGCTTTAGCAGTTAAATCTGGTGCTGAAATTACAATTGAAGCATCAGGAGATGATGAAAAAGAAGCGATTGCAGCAATTGAACAAGCAATGAAAGATAATTCAATTATATAGTTGCTAAAATAAAAAAACCCATTTTGGGTTTTTTATTTTTAATAATTTTTTTCACTTTTAATGTATTGACTTTTATTTTAAAATGAATTAAATTAAAAAAACAACTATGTTGTTTAAAGGAGAGAAAAAAATGGGCTATAAAAAGGAACAAATTAATAATTTGAATAATAATATTAAAAAATATTTTAATCATTTATATGAAATAGAAGATACAGATAAAATGTTTTTTGATGGTGTCTCAAGAATGGTAATGCTAGATAGATATTCACAAAAAGATAAAAATTTAATTTCACTGCAAATTGGAGATTTAATAATAACTACTGTAAAAGCTGATTCTGTTTTTCCCAGTAGGGCAATTGGATATGTTAAAGAAATAAGAGAAAATAATAATTATCTTATTGAAATTGAAGAAAACTACATTAATTCAATTGACCATGAATTATTAAAGCAGACTAATTCAGAAAATTTAATTATAAAACAAAAATATGAATTAGAAAAACCATTAGAATTATTTTTTGAACAAATTGCAAAAAGAGTTGGTCATAATTTGGCAAAAGTAGAAAAAGAAGAGTTAAGAGAAGAAATAGGGCATAAATTTGCAAAAGAGTTAGAGAATTAAATATAATTCCAGCAGGTAGAGTTTTATATTGAGCAGGTAGTGGAAGTGAAGTTACTTATTTTAATTGCTATGTTATGCCTTTTATTAAAGATGATAGAATGGGAATTTCAAGTCATAGATCTCAAGTAACAGAAATTATGTCAAGAGGAGGAGGAGTTGGAACAAATGGTTCTACTTTGAGACCAAAAGGAGCTCCTGCAAAATCAGTTGGGGGAAGATCTAGTGAAGCAGTTTCTTGATTGAATGATCTATCGCTTTTAACTCACTTAATTGAACAAGGAGGTTCAAGAAGAGAGGCTCAGATGATTATGCTTGCCGATTGACATCCTGATATTATTGAATTTGTTGTTTCAAAAATGCAAAACTCAAGTATATTACTTTGATTAAGAAATAATTCACCAAGTGAATTAATTCGTCAAGAAGCAAATAATAAATTACGATTTGAATACTTAAATGATTTTGAATTAAAAATGTATGAATCAATTGTAAAAAATAAAGATAATGTTGATAAAGAAGTTTTAGATGAAACTCAAGAAAAATTAAAAATTGGTGGAAGGTGAGTTGTTTCAAATCCAGAATTTATTACAGGTGCAAATATTTCGGTTACAATTTCACATAAATTTATGAAGGCAGTTGAAGAAAACCTTGATTGAGAATTAAAATACCCAGATTTAGAAATTCTTACAAAAGAGCAAAAATATTTTTATGACAATAAATGATCTGAAATTGGAGATATTTTTGAATGAGAAAAACTTGGATATCCTTTAAAAAATATAAGAAAATTAGGGCAAAAGATTTGGGAGATTTAATTAATTTTTGTGCAACTTATTTAGCAGAACCTGGAATTTTCTTTTTAGACGCGGCAAACGATATGAAAAATGCAAAAAGTTATGGGCAAAAAATTGTTGCTACAAATCCATGTGGAGAACAACCACTTGCACCATATTCGGTATGTAATTTATCTGCAATAAATTTGTCAAATTTTGTTAATAAGGATACAAAAGAAATTCTTTATGACAAATTAAAAAATACAGTGGAGGTCTGTGTAAGAATGCAAGATAATGTAATTGATTCAACTCCTTATTTTTTAGAAGAAAATAAAAAACCAGCTCTTGGAGAAAGAAGAGTTGGTTTAGGTGTTATGGGATTACATGATTTATTAATTTGAGCTGGTATAAAGTATGGTTCAAAAGAAGGAAATAAAATAGTCAATAAAGTATTTGAAACAATAACAGTAACAGCTTATAAAACTTCAATAGAATTAGCAAAAAAAAAGGATCTTTTCCTTTTTTAGAAGATAGAAGTAAATTTATTCAATCAGGTTTTATGAAAAAAATGTCAAAAGAAATTCAAGATTGTATTATTAAATTTGGATTAAGAAACTCACACTTAATAACAGTAGCTCCAACAGGTTCAACAGGAACTATGGTTGGTTGTTCAACAGGGTTGGAACCATATTTTGCTTTTAGTTATTTTAGAAGTGGAAGACTTGGAAAATTTATGGAAGTAAAAGCAAAAATTGTTGAAGATTGATTGTTACTAAATCCTACTTTTAAAGATAAACCTCTTTCAGAATATTTTGTAAGTGCAATGCAATTATCTCTTGAAGATCATGCAGATGTTCAATGTATAATTCAAAGGTGAGTTGATTCTTCAATTTCAAAAACTGTTAATGCTCCAAAAGGATATAAAGTTGAACAAGTAGAAAAAATATACATGAGACTATATAAGGGCGGTGCCAAAGGATGGACTGTTTATGTTGATGGAAGTAGAGATTCTCAAGTTCTTTCTCTTGAATCGACAGATACAGAAGAAGTTATAGAAGAAAAATTATTACCAATTAATGAGCAAGATATTCCAAAAAAAATTACAAAGGAGCAAAAAATAGGAAATGATGTTGGTTATTTGTGCCCTATGTGTACAATTGGAACTTTAATTGAATCAGCAGGTTGTATAACTTATGCTAATTGTGGAGCACAATTGAAATGTGGTTTATAAGAATTAGAATTTAATCCAATTCTTTTTAATTTTAAAAATCTTTTTTATAATTTTTATAGATATAATGAAATTGAAATTTAAACACACACTATAAGGGAATTTGGTTAAAAGCCAAAACTGTAACAGCAGCTGTAATGGGAATTAAATATTATATAATCATTGGAATTAATTTTCTGAGAAGGATATATTTAAGATGAACCAAAGTTAGGATACCTTATTTTTATGTAATATTTTATTATTCTTTTACTGGCTATGAAAGAAAATATTTATTTAAAATAAATGTTAATTAGACACGATTGTAAAAAATCGTGTTTTTATTTCACTATTATTTATTAATTGGAGAAAACGATATGAAAAAAATATTATCATTATTAAATAGTTTTAGTTTGGCAATTTCAACTTTTGTATTTTTATGCACAAATATAATTTCTTGTTCAATTCCTAAAGTGGCAGATTAGGATTTTATTGATTATAGTTATATTAAAGATACTCAAAAAAATTTAGAAAAAATCTTTTTTAAATGAAATAATATTAAAAATAATTATATAAAATCTTATATGGTAAATAATTCTATAATAAAAGTTGATCAGCAAAAATTTGAAAATAATGAAATATTTATTCAAGATATTAATAAAAAAGTTATTGATATTTTTTCTTCTAATTTAAGAATGTGAAAACTGATTGAAAATAATTTAACTTTAAATCCAGAAGATTTAAAGTTAGACTTACAAAAAATAGATTCAGTTGCAACTACATCAAATCAATATATGTTTAAATATTTTTCATTAAAATTAAGTTTTAAGGATGATGAAATAAATTTTTTTAATATAGTAGGAAAAATTTATAATTATAATTTTGTTCCTATTGAAATATTAAATAAAGATACTTTTATAGAATTAAATAAAAATATTGAAAAAGCACAAAATAAATTTATTTCACAAGAAGCATTTATAACAATTGCATTTAATGGAAATGAAAAACAAAATATAATTTGTACTAAGGAAAATATTGGCTCACAAATTGGTGAAGAAGGTTGTGACTGAGATGGAGAGCAATGAGTTTCTATCAACGAGTTAAAAAAAGATAATTTGGTTTTTTGTCAGTTAGACTAAGAAGCATTGGATTGCTTCCTATAAATAGAAAATTAAAAATTGAAGATATCGAAATTGATGTTTATTCTGGAATAAATAGTTGAAACACAGAAAGTAAACCTTATATAGATGAAAATGATTTAAATAAAATAATCTTTAAAAAACAAAATAATTTTGGTCCACATTCTATTTTATTTAAAACTAATATAAGATACTCAAAAGATAGTAATGAAAAAATTGAAATATGAGGATCATATTTAAAAAAAATTAATTATTAGAGGAATTTGTTTATGAAAAAATATAAAATTGCAGTAAATATTTTAACTATTTTTTTAGTTTTCTTTATTATTTTATCTTCAATCTTTATTTATAAATTTTTTACTTTTAAAAATGATGTTGTAAATAGTGAAAATAATAGTTTTTTAAAAGTAAAAGTATTTAATCAGGATGAAATAATTTTGGAAGAAAGAAAAGAAAATGTTATTGGTTTAAGTTTATTAAATGTTTTAAAAAATGATTCAAGATTTGTTTTTAGTGCTCAAAATTTTTTAAAAAAAATTTTGGAAATTGAAAATGCAAATAATTTTTTTTGAATGATCTATTCTGCGACTCATAATTCATGTAAAGATGAAATTAATTTTTCATCTAATGTTGGAGCAGCGGATTTATATTTAGCAAGGGAAAATGATTTTGTTTTTAAATTCGAAAAATTTTAGTTCTAATTTTAGAGCTACTTTCAATATAACTGTTTTAGCTTTATATTTGGTATTAGTTTTTATTTCTCAAATAGTTTTATTTTTTGTTCCAAATGTTGAACTAGTAACTTTATTAATTGCATATTCAGTTGTTATTTTTAAATTTGGATTTTCATTATCAATTAGTCTAATTTTTTGTTTTTTATAAGGATTATATTATGGTTTTGGAGATTGAATAATAACTTACTTTATTATTTGACCCTTACTTGTTAATGTTATTTTTATTTTTAAAAAAGCAAAAATATTAAATTGTTTTACATTTATTTTTATTTGTACTTTATTTGGCTTTTCTTTTGGAGCAATTGATTCCTTATATAATAAATTTATTTTTTATACATATTGAATTAAGGGTCTTATTTTTGATTTGATTCATGGTTGTTCAAATTTCTTAATTGCATTTTTTTGTTATAAACCCTTGATAAATATTTGAAATTTAACTTTAAAGAAATATTTTTAAAATGAAAATTATTTTGGAACTAAAAAATATTTCAAAGAAAATTAATGGAAAAAAAATTTTGGATAATAGTTCATTCAAAGTAAATCAAGGAGCAATAGTTGGGTTTTTAGGTAATAATGGTTCTGGAAAAACGATGTTGATGAAATTAATTTTTGGCGAAATAAAAAAAGATTTTGGCGAAATATTATATTTTGGTAATAGTATTTTCTTAAATAATTTTTTGCAAGAAATTAGTTTTTTTCCTGATTTAAATAATATTAATTTAAATTTTACAGTCAAAGAATATTTATTTTACATTGAAAAATTATTAAATAAAAAATGTGTAACAATTTTTTAACAACTCACTTGATTGAAGAATTAGAAGATTTAATAAATTACTTAATAGTAATTGATAATGGAAGAATAATTTATGAGAATCACTTTGATTTTAAGAAGCAAAAAATTAAAAATATATATAATAAATTAATTAATTTTAATAAAATTGATATGAATAAAATTGAATCTGCATTAAAAGAAATAAAAAATGAAAATTAACAAAAAAATATTAGTTGTAATAATGAAAATGAATTTTAAAAAGATTTCATTAATATTCCTTTTTTAATTTTATCTATTATTTTTTTTATTTTTAATACTATTTTTTTAATGGAATAATTTTGGGATTGTTAACTTTAAGAAATTTGCTTTTCGTAAAATATTCAATAGATATATTACTAATTACATTAATCAATTTATTTGTATGTTTATTTTTTTTAAAAAATAATATAATGATGGAATGCATAATATTGAAAAAAGATTTGGCGTAAAAATAAAAAATATTTTTTTAATTAGATTTTTAATTTCAAAAATATTAATCTGACAAATTATTATAATAACTTTTTTAGTTCAATTAATGGGATTTTCTTTAATGGATAATTTACCAAAAGATATATACTTAACAAAATTAATTTTGCCATTTGCTTTTTATTTTTTATATGATGTTTTTATTTTTTCAATAATTTTATTTTTAATTTTTATAATACATCAGATAATTGTAATTTTTATTCCTTTACTAATGAGTTTTTTAATAATTTTAAATCCATTAATTTTTAATTATAAATATTTTAATAATTATGAGGGAAAAGTAGAATATGAATTACTAAAAAATCAAACTATATTAACTGCAAAAATTTTTTTAGGGAAAAATTTTAATAATTTTATTAAAAAAAATTATGAATATTCATTTTTAAATAAAGAATATTTAGGCTTTAATATTTCATGAAATAATGGAATTCAACATTATTGAGATTTATATGAAAGAGCATTTTATTTTGGTGATATATTTTTTGAAGACTTTAAAAAAGAATTTTAAAAAAATTCTCCAACTATTTTTAAATTTTTTACAGATATAAATAATTCCTTATTCGAAAATGAATGAATTCAGAATTGCAATAAAGAATAAATTCCTTTTAACTATGGAAAAGAAGAAAAAAAAGATAAAAGATATTTAAAAAATATGTGTAGTATTTCAGATTTTTCAATTTATTTAAAAAATAAAAATATAAATCATGGCTTATATAATAATTTACTAATTCATATATCTAACTCATCAATTTTATTTCAATTTCTTAATGAAATGAATAGTGTTATTTCATTTGCACCTGGAACTAAAGGAGGTTTGATTTTTAAGTATGGTCATACTGATAATAAAGAAGTTACTTTAAATTCTTTAACATTAAATTATAAAACATCAATTCAGTTAGTTTTTAATTGGTACTTTTTAAATTTATTAAGATCTTCCTTAAATTTTGATACTCAACAACTAATTGCAATTAAAAAACAATCTGAAATTATGGACAAATTTAAAATTCAAAACAATTTAAATTTGTTTAATCATTTTTCCTTGCTACGAATGGGGGAAAACCATTTAAATAAAACCTTAGACGATATTTGATCAATTATTAGCAATGTTGATATTGGTGTAATAAATAATTATTTCAATATTAATTTAACAAATGAGCAGGAAAAAATTGATACTTCATTAGTAAAAAATGACTTTAGATTTAGTATTGAAAATTCAGATTTAAATGAAGATTATATTTCAAATATAAAATCAATAGTAATTTATGAAATTATGTTTTTACTTACTTTTTTATATTTTTAGGGTTTAATTATTTCGGTTATCTTTTTTATAGAAAAAATGAAATTAAAGGAGAAATTTAAATGAAAAAAAGATATTTACATATTTACTGTGGTGAGGGAAAGGGCAAAACATCCATATTAAATGGAACAGCTATAAGAGCTATTGGAGCAGGCTTAAAAGTTAAATATATTAGATTTTTAAAAAATAGGGAAACAAGTGAAAATAAGGTATTAGAAAAAATAGGTATAAAAATTGAGAATTATTATCATTTTTCTAAAAAATTTGTTTGAGAAATGAATCTAGAAGAAGTTGAATTATTTAAAAAAAGAGACATTAAAAGGGTATGAAAAATTCACAAATTTACTTCAAGATGATAATGTTGATTTAGTCTTAGCAGATGAAATTTTAGGGGCTATTGGAAATGGTTTTATTAATAAAGAAGAAATAATTCAAGTTTTATTAAATAGAAAGCAACATATAGAAGTTGCATTATCTGGAAGGTATTCTTTTAAAGAATTAAATGATATTGCAGACCTTATTTCCGAAATTACGCCCAGAAAACATTATTTTGAAAAGGGTGTAATTTCAAGAAGGGTTTAGAATTTTAATATTTAAAAAATTTCTATTTTTTTTTAAAAAAATAATAATTCTTTTTTTAATTTTTTATACCTTTTTGCGATATTTTGATATATAAACATAATAGAAATAAAAAACACAAT
This genomic window from Spiroplasma taiwanense CT-1 contains:
- a CDS encoding cob(I)yrinic acid a,c-diamide adenosyltransferase, with protein sequence MNYLKKETLKGYEKFTNLLQDDNVDLVLADEILGAIGNGFINKEEIIQVLLNRKQHIEVALSGRYSFKELNDIADLISEITPRKHYFEKGVISRRV
- a CDS encoding ATP-binding cassette domain-containing protein gives rise to the protein MKIILELKNISKKINGKKILDNSSFKVNQGAIVGFLGNNGSGKTMLMKLIFGEIKKDFGEILYFGNSIFLNNFLQEISFFPDLNNINLNFTVKEYLFYIEKLLNKKCVTIF
- a CDS encoding ATP-dependent helicase, encoding MNDLLKQLNDEQLDSVITTDVPLIIIAGAGSGKTRVITYKIAYLIEKLNILPYKILAVTFTNKAAQEMKQRIGNILPNLESKPLISTFHSLCVRILREDGEYIGLEKNFTIIDSSDQFKIVRQIMKDLGIDIEKEKVERKIILKISKWKNSFTPWENAFAETFKLEEKKWAKVYRDYEAFLLKKKFLDFDDLILKVHKLFLKNLNVQRKWRNKFDYVLVDEFQDTNYAQFDLIKGLVGSKNNLTVVGDSDQTIYSWRGAKVNIILNFNKEFRNARTIVLNENYRSTKSILDLANNFIENNKNREKKDIFTKKDAGEMVYLKEAASRNFEAKYVALKIKELIKQKNYNYSDFFVLFRMNAWLPEFEKEFQNYKIPFQLIGGFQFRERKIIKDITALLKVVALKNDIALERVLAFTPKVGAVTIDKLFKAASENNVSLFDFLLYDQEKVLQISKNLKDLIFCLLKGRQLFEKNSKIVDIAQTLVAISGYNDRLDLKIKEDEEALQNLKAYYDKMEKFDFEYETEKNSENRLILFLQNEALTNVQDDLKSINKVALLTIHAAKGLENKIVFIVGLNKDVFPSKMSFNSIDQLEEERRAFYVAITRAQELLYISYVTGGYSYISNGELGASRFISELDPNLYEIEKNIYFHSLTEKSSSFKGNGSLLIKKQEKYEAGVVKGDKINHMMFGEGIVVKVVDKFISVAFSNPTYGVKSLPIKTNAWEKM
- a CDS encoding HPr family phosphocarrier protein, whose amino-acid sequence is MTSFTAKVIDPVGLHARPASVLTKEASKFASEIKIKSGEKEGNLKSIMNVMALAVKSGAEITIEASGDDEKEAIAAIEQAMKDNSII
- a CDS encoding cob(I)yrinic acid a,c-diamide adenosyltransferase — protein: MKKRYLHIYCGEGKGKTSILNGTAIRAIGAGLKVKYIRFLKNRETSENKVLEKIGIKIENYYHFSKKFVWEMNLEEVELFKKRDIKRVWKIHKFTSRW